The Dermochelys coriacea isolate rDerCor1 chromosome 7, rDerCor1.pri.v4, whole genome shotgun sequence genome window below encodes:
- the MKRN2 gene encoding probable E3 ubiquitin-protein ligase makorin-2 isoform X1, with the protein MELAADFQGSCGTERLVHSSQHVPHSPACLADQLNWDRGELLKWPLKTSVADEIFALGSYLEIELSLTRHESVNDQSIFKNSGYRYDHTRPSGSGGAVGTVLPSLSSPSFNSPNPLPEHNMPVIKSKTHEPGKRKKRTLVLRDRDLCGLSEEQVRLSAVSDPVCCSDKNDNLEVKPHSYLEAICSGLEEDSVAGSSFTDGQQLCPYAAAGECQFGDRCLYLHGDVCEICELQVLHPFDPEQRKAHEKMCMAAFEHEMEKAFAFQASQDKVCSICMEVVYEKPSASERRFGILSNCNHTYCLSCIRQWRCAKQFENLIIKSCPQCRVTSEFVIPSVYWVEDQNKKNKLIEAFKQGMGKKACKYFEQGKGTCPFGGKCLYLHAYPDGTRAEPEKPRKQLSSEGTVRFFNSVRLWDFIEDRESRTMPTAEDEVTELGELFMHLSGADQGSAPPQ; encoded by the exons ATGGAACTCGCTGCAG ATTTTCAAGGAAGCTGTGGCACTGAAAGACTGGTGCATTCATCACAACATGTACCCCATAGTCCTGCATGCCTAGCAGATCAACTGAATTGGGACAGAGGAGAACTGCTCAAATGGCCTCTAAAGACATCAGTGGCAGATGAGATCTTTGCTCTCGGGAGTTATCTGGAAATAGAGCTCTCTTTGACAAGGCATGAGAGTGTGAATGACCAGTCcatcttcaagaactctggttacag aTATGATCACACAAGACCATCTGGGTCTGGTGGTGCAGTGGGTACTGTGCTACCCAGCCTTTCTTCACCATCGTTCAACAGCCCTAACCCTCTGCCAGAGCATAACATGCCTGTAATCAAGAGCAAAACACATGAGCCTGGAAAACGCAAAAAGAGAACATTAGTGCTTAGGGATAGAG atttATGTGGTTTGAGTGAAGAACAGGTGAGACTCAGTGCCGTGAGTGATCCAGTGTGTTGCAGTGACAAAAATGATAATCTGGAAGTGAAGCCCCATTCGTATTTAGAAGCTATTTGCAGTGGGCTCGAAGAagattcagtggctggaagttcCTTTACTGATGGACAGCAGCTATGTCCCTATGCAGCAGCTGGGGAATGCCAGTTTGGTGACAGGTGTCTTTACCTCCATGGAGATGTGTGTGAAATCTGTGAATTGCAAGTACTTCATCCCTTTGACCCAGAGCAGAGGAAGGCTCATGAGAAG ATGTGCATGGCAGCATTTGAACACGAGATGGAGAAGGCCTTTGCCTTTCAGGCAAGTCAGGACAAAGTATGCAGTATCTGCATGGAAGTGGTGTATGAGAAACCATCAGCCTCAGAGAGAAGGTTCGGAATCCTTTCCAATTGCAATCACACCTACTGCTTGTCCTGCATCCGGCAGTGGAGGTGTGCCAAACAGTTTGAGAATCTAATCATAAA ATCCTGCCCACAGTGCCGAGTGACATCAGAGTTCGTAATTCCTAGCGTATACTGGGTAGAAGaccaaaacaagaaaaataagctGATTGAGGCATTTAAGCAGGGAATGGG GAAAAAGGCCTGCAAATACTTTGAACAAGGAAAGGGAACCTGCCCATTTGGAGGAAAATGCCTTTACCTTCATGCTTACCCTGATGGGACACGAGCTGAACCTGAGAAACCACGAAAACAGCTGAGTTCAGAAGGGACTGTGCGG TTCTTCAATTCTGTTCGGCTTTGGGATTTTATTGAAGACAGAGAAAGTAGGACTATGCCCACTGCTGAAGATGAAGTGACGGAGCTTGGAGAGCTTTTCATGCACCTCTCTGGGGCAGATCAAGGGTCTGCCCCTCCTCAATAA
- the MKRN2 gene encoding probable E3 ubiquitin-protein ligase makorin-2 isoform X2, with translation MSTKEVTCRYYMQGVCREGSRCLFSHDLTTSKPSTICRYYQKGQCAYGTRCSSLPIGAILQDLGSPGLCFSSSRIGYDHTRPSGSGGAVGTVLPSLSSPSFNSPNPLPEHNMPVIKSKTHEPGKRKKRTLVLRDRDLCGLSEEQVRLSAVSDPVCCSDKNDNLEVKPHSYLEAICSGLEEDSVAGSSFTDGQQLCPYAAAGECQFGDRCLYLHGDVCEICELQVLHPFDPEQRKAHEKMCMAAFEHEMEKAFAFQASQDKVCSICMEVVYEKPSASERRFGILSNCNHTYCLSCIRQWRCAKQFENLIIKSCPQCRVTSEFVIPSVYWVEDQNKKNKLIEAFKQGMGKKACKYFEQGKGTCPFGGKCLYLHAYPDGTRAEPEKPRKQLSSEGTVRFFNSVRLWDFIEDRESRTMPTAEDEVTELGELFMHLSGADQGSAPPQ, from the exons ATGAGCACCAAGGAGGTGACCTGCAG GTATTATATGCAAGGGGTGTGTCGTGAAGGAAGCAGGTGTTTGTTTTCACATGACTTAACTACAAGCAAACCCTCTACTATCTGCAGATACTACCAGAAAGGACAGTGTGCCTATGGAACTCGCTGCAG ttCCCTCCCAATTGGAGCTATCTtacaggacctaggttccccaggactgTGTTTTTCCAGCTCCAGAATCGG aTATGATCACACAAGACCATCTGGGTCTGGTGGTGCAGTGGGTACTGTGCTACCCAGCCTTTCTTCACCATCGTTCAACAGCCCTAACCCTCTGCCAGAGCATAACATGCCTGTAATCAAGAGCAAAACACATGAGCCTGGAAAACGCAAAAAGAGAACATTAGTGCTTAGGGATAGAG atttATGTGGTTTGAGTGAAGAACAGGTGAGACTCAGTGCCGTGAGTGATCCAGTGTGTTGCAGTGACAAAAATGATAATCTGGAAGTGAAGCCCCATTCGTATTTAGAAGCTATTTGCAGTGGGCTCGAAGAagattcagtggctggaagttcCTTTACTGATGGACAGCAGCTATGTCCCTATGCAGCAGCTGGGGAATGCCAGTTTGGTGACAGGTGTCTTTACCTCCATGGAGATGTGTGTGAAATCTGTGAATTGCAAGTACTTCATCCCTTTGACCCAGAGCAGAGGAAGGCTCATGAGAAG ATGTGCATGGCAGCATTTGAACACGAGATGGAGAAGGCCTTTGCCTTTCAGGCAAGTCAGGACAAAGTATGCAGTATCTGCATGGAAGTGGTGTATGAGAAACCATCAGCCTCAGAGAGAAGGTTCGGAATCCTTTCCAATTGCAATCACACCTACTGCTTGTCCTGCATCCGGCAGTGGAGGTGTGCCAAACAGTTTGAGAATCTAATCATAAA ATCCTGCCCACAGTGCCGAGTGACATCAGAGTTCGTAATTCCTAGCGTATACTGGGTAGAAGaccaaaacaagaaaaataagctGATTGAGGCATTTAAGCAGGGAATGGG GAAAAAGGCCTGCAAATACTTTGAACAAGGAAAGGGAACCTGCCCATTTGGAGGAAAATGCCTTTACCTTCATGCTTACCCTGATGGGACACGAGCTGAACCTGAGAAACCACGAAAACAGCTGAGTTCAGAAGGGACTGTGCGG TTCTTCAATTCTGTTCGGCTTTGGGATTTTATTGAAGACAGAGAAAGTAGGACTATGCCCACTGCTGAAGATGAAGTGACGGAGCTTGGAGAGCTTTTCATGCACCTCTCTGGGGCAGATCAAGGGTCTGCCCCTCCTCAATAA
- the MKRN2 gene encoding probable E3 ubiquitin-protein ligase makorin-2 isoform X3, whose amino-acid sequence MQGVCREGSRCLFSHDLTTSKPSTICRYYQKGQCAYGTRCSSLPIGAILQDLGSPGLCFSSSRIGYDHTRPSGSGGAVGTVLPSLSSPSFNSPNPLPEHNMPVIKSKTHEPGKRKKRTLVLRDRDLCGLSEEQVRLSAVSDPVCCSDKNDNLEVKPHSYLEAICSGLEEDSVAGSSFTDGQQLCPYAAAGECQFGDRCLYLHGDVCEICELQVLHPFDPEQRKAHEKMCMAAFEHEMEKAFAFQASQDKVCSICMEVVYEKPSASERRFGILSNCNHTYCLSCIRQWRCAKQFENLIIKSCPQCRVTSEFVIPSVYWVEDQNKKNKLIEAFKQGMGKKACKYFEQGKGTCPFGGKCLYLHAYPDGTRAEPEKPRKQLSSEGTVRFFNSVRLWDFIEDRESRTMPTAEDEVTELGELFMHLSGADQGSAPPQ is encoded by the exons ATGCAAGGGGTGTGTCGTGAAGGAAGCAGGTGTTTGTTTTCACATGACTTAACTACAAGCAAACCCTCTACTATCTGCAGATACTACCAGAAAGGACAGTGTGCCTATGGAACTCGCTGCAG ttCCCTCCCAATTGGAGCTATCTtacaggacctaggttccccaggactgTGTTTTTCCAGCTCCAGAATCGG aTATGATCACACAAGACCATCTGGGTCTGGTGGTGCAGTGGGTACTGTGCTACCCAGCCTTTCTTCACCATCGTTCAACAGCCCTAACCCTCTGCCAGAGCATAACATGCCTGTAATCAAGAGCAAAACACATGAGCCTGGAAAACGCAAAAAGAGAACATTAGTGCTTAGGGATAGAG atttATGTGGTTTGAGTGAAGAACAGGTGAGACTCAGTGCCGTGAGTGATCCAGTGTGTTGCAGTGACAAAAATGATAATCTGGAAGTGAAGCCCCATTCGTATTTAGAAGCTATTTGCAGTGGGCTCGAAGAagattcagtggctggaagttcCTTTACTGATGGACAGCAGCTATGTCCCTATGCAGCAGCTGGGGAATGCCAGTTTGGTGACAGGTGTCTTTACCTCCATGGAGATGTGTGTGAAATCTGTGAATTGCAAGTACTTCATCCCTTTGACCCAGAGCAGAGGAAGGCTCATGAGAAG ATGTGCATGGCAGCATTTGAACACGAGATGGAGAAGGCCTTTGCCTTTCAGGCAAGTCAGGACAAAGTATGCAGTATCTGCATGGAAGTGGTGTATGAGAAACCATCAGCCTCAGAGAGAAGGTTCGGAATCCTTTCCAATTGCAATCACACCTACTGCTTGTCCTGCATCCGGCAGTGGAGGTGTGCCAAACAGTTTGAGAATCTAATCATAAA ATCCTGCCCACAGTGCCGAGTGACATCAGAGTTCGTAATTCCTAGCGTATACTGGGTAGAAGaccaaaacaagaaaaataagctGATTGAGGCATTTAAGCAGGGAATGGG GAAAAAGGCCTGCAAATACTTTGAACAAGGAAAGGGAACCTGCCCATTTGGAGGAAAATGCCTTTACCTTCATGCTTACCCTGATGGGACACGAGCTGAACCTGAGAAACCACGAAAACAGCTGAGTTCAGAAGGGACTGTGCGG TTCTTCAATTCTGTTCGGCTTTGGGATTTTATTGAAGACAGAGAAAGTAGGACTATGCCCACTGCTGAAGATGAAGTGACGGAGCTTGGAGAGCTTTTCATGCACCTCTCTGGGGCAGATCAAGGGTCTGCCCCTCCTCAATAA
- the MKRN2 gene encoding probable E3 ubiquitin-protein ligase makorin-2 isoform X4: MSTKEVTCRYYMQGVCREGSRCLFSHDLTTSKPSTICRYYQKGQCAYGTRCRYDHTRPSGSGGAVGTVLPSLSSPSFNSPNPLPEHNMPVIKSKTHEPGKRKKRTLVLRDRDLCGLSEEQVRLSAVSDPVCCSDKNDNLEVKPHSYLEAICSGLEEDSVAGSSFTDGQQLCPYAAAGECQFGDRCLYLHGDVCEICELQVLHPFDPEQRKAHEKMCMAAFEHEMEKAFAFQASQDKVCSICMEVVYEKPSASERRFGILSNCNHTYCLSCIRQWRCAKQFENLIIKSCPQCRVTSEFVIPSVYWVEDQNKKNKLIEAFKQGMGKKACKYFEQGKGTCPFGGKCLYLHAYPDGTRAEPEKPRKQLSSEGTVRFFNSVRLWDFIEDRESRTMPTAEDEVTELGELFMHLSGADQGSAPPQ; this comes from the exons ATGAGCACCAAGGAGGTGACCTGCAG GTATTATATGCAAGGGGTGTGTCGTGAAGGAAGCAGGTGTTTGTTTTCACATGACTTAACTACAAGCAAACCCTCTACTATCTGCAGATACTACCAGAAAGGACAGTGTGCCTATGGAACTCGCTGCAG aTATGATCACACAAGACCATCTGGGTCTGGTGGTGCAGTGGGTACTGTGCTACCCAGCCTTTCTTCACCATCGTTCAACAGCCCTAACCCTCTGCCAGAGCATAACATGCCTGTAATCAAGAGCAAAACACATGAGCCTGGAAAACGCAAAAAGAGAACATTAGTGCTTAGGGATAGAG atttATGTGGTTTGAGTGAAGAACAGGTGAGACTCAGTGCCGTGAGTGATCCAGTGTGTTGCAGTGACAAAAATGATAATCTGGAAGTGAAGCCCCATTCGTATTTAGAAGCTATTTGCAGTGGGCTCGAAGAagattcagtggctggaagttcCTTTACTGATGGACAGCAGCTATGTCCCTATGCAGCAGCTGGGGAATGCCAGTTTGGTGACAGGTGTCTTTACCTCCATGGAGATGTGTGTGAAATCTGTGAATTGCAAGTACTTCATCCCTTTGACCCAGAGCAGAGGAAGGCTCATGAGAAG ATGTGCATGGCAGCATTTGAACACGAGATGGAGAAGGCCTTTGCCTTTCAGGCAAGTCAGGACAAAGTATGCAGTATCTGCATGGAAGTGGTGTATGAGAAACCATCAGCCTCAGAGAGAAGGTTCGGAATCCTTTCCAATTGCAATCACACCTACTGCTTGTCCTGCATCCGGCAGTGGAGGTGTGCCAAACAGTTTGAGAATCTAATCATAAA ATCCTGCCCACAGTGCCGAGTGACATCAGAGTTCGTAATTCCTAGCGTATACTGGGTAGAAGaccaaaacaagaaaaataagctGATTGAGGCATTTAAGCAGGGAATGGG GAAAAAGGCCTGCAAATACTTTGAACAAGGAAAGGGAACCTGCCCATTTGGAGGAAAATGCCTTTACCTTCATGCTTACCCTGATGGGACACGAGCTGAACCTGAGAAACCACGAAAACAGCTGAGTTCAGAAGGGACTGTGCGG TTCTTCAATTCTGTTCGGCTTTGGGATTTTATTGAAGACAGAGAAAGTAGGACTATGCCCACTGCTGAAGATGAAGTGACGGAGCTTGGAGAGCTTTTCATGCACCTCTCTGGGGCAGATCAAGGGTCTGCCCCTCCTCAATAA